A segment of the Pirellulales bacterium genome:
CCTGACTCATTCACCGAGAACTCGGCCTTCTTGTCGGGAAACACGGTCCAGCCTTCGAGATTCCGGCCGTTGAAGATCGGCTGCAAGCCGTCGGGCCGGAGCTTGACGTTCTTGAACGCGACCGCGCCCGAGTTGAGCTGCAGGCCGATCAGTCCGCGTCCCAGCGGCGCCGGATCGGTGTAGTCGAGCACCTGCTGCCCATCGAGATGCACGACAAAATGCCCGCCTTGGGCCGTGACTTCGTAGTGATGCCATTGCTCGTCGTAAGCGGCCTGCGCCGCTTTGGCCCGGCCGACAAAACTGCCCGTGGCGAACGGCGATTTCTCCGGCGGAGCGATGTTCAGCTCGTAGCAGTCTTTGGCCGGATCGGTGGGCTGCTTCGGCGTGCGGAGAAAGATGCCGCTGTTCGTACCGGCCGCCGCGCGAAAATCGCATTGCAGCGTGTAATCGGCAAACGGGCTGGTGGTGACCAACAGCCCGGGCTCGCCGCTCGAGACGGCGATCGTCCCCTGTTCGACGCGCCAATCGGCCTGCGAACCTGGCTCCCAGCCGAACAGCGTTTCGCCATCGAACAGCAAGATCCAGCCGCCGCTGACCTCCTCGGGCGTCAACTGGTTGTCGGCCGCCAACGCCGGAGCGTGGCTACCGCTCCACAGGGTGACCACCAGGCAACCAACCTGCAGAATCGACGGCCTTCGCGATTTCGTCATCATCCGTCACGCCTCACGTCTCTGGTTCACCGATTTTGTTCTGCGGCTGGCGGACCTCGAGACAAACCTCGCCCCAGTCCACTTCGCTCGCCGTATCGACCTCCGCGAATTCGACACACAGTACGTTTCGCGGTTCGACCAGGCCGCTGATCATAAACTCCCCGCGCCCGGGAGGCGCGTCGACCGCCGCGACGGGTCGGCCGTTCAATTCGATTCTCGCCGGCAGCGCGAGTCCTTCGACGACCAGCCACAGCGTCTCGGCAGC
Coding sequences within it:
- a CDS encoding DUF1080 domain-containing protein, producing the protein MMTKSRRPSILQVGCLVVTLWSGSHAPALAADNQLTPEEVSGGWILLFDGETLFGWEPGSQADWRVEQGTIAVSSGEPGLLVTTSPFADYTLQCDFRAAAGTNSGIFLRTPKQPTDPAKDCYELNIAPPEKSPFATGSFVGRAKAAQAAYDEQWHHYEVTAQGGHFVVHLDGQQVLDYTDPAPLGRGLIGLQLNSGAVAFKNVKLRPDGLQPIFNGRNLEGWTVFPDKKAEFSVNESGELVVRKGNGQLETQGQWADFVLQLDVFVVGRGLNSGVFFRSIPGQFWQGYESQIQNAFRRTRDKPVDCGTGGFYRRQNARRIVADDQTWFTKTLVVAGPHMAGWVNGIQVSDWTDTRPVNANPREGLRLEAGTLSLQAHDSTTNLKFRGLRIVELSPR